From the genome of Streptomyces sp. NBC_01116, one region includes:
- a CDS encoding secondary thiamine-phosphate synthase enzyme YjbQ, with translation MSDSFTTTVLNITTGTSESVMDLTRACEEFLTRTAPGRDGLLNVFVPHATAGIAVLETGAGSDDDLLATLHHLLPADDRWQHRHGSPGHGRDHVLPALVPPHATLPVIGGRLELGTWQSVCLVDTNRDNANRQVRLSFLG, from the coding sequence ATGTCCGATTCCTTCACCACCACGGTCCTGAACATCACCACGGGTACGTCCGAGAGCGTCATGGATCTGACACGCGCCTGCGAGGAGTTCCTCACCCGCACCGCGCCCGGCCGCGACGGACTGCTCAACGTCTTCGTCCCGCACGCCACGGCCGGCATCGCCGTACTGGAGACCGGCGCGGGCAGCGACGACGACCTGCTGGCCACCCTCCACCACCTGCTCCCCGCCGACGACCGCTGGCAACACCGCCACGGCAGCCCCGGCCACGGCCGCGACCACGTGCTCCCCGCCCTGGTCCCGCCCCACGCCACACTGCCGGTGATCGGCGGCAGGCTGGAGCTGGGCACCTGGCAGTCGGTCTGCCTGGTGGACACCAACAGGGACAACGCCAACCGTCAGGTCCGGCTGAGCTTCCTGGGCTGA
- the tsaD gene encoding tRNA (adenosine(37)-N6)-threonylcarbamoyltransferase complex transferase subunit TsaD, whose product MVLGIESSCDETGVGIVSGGRLLAHVVASSMDEHARYGGVVPEIAARAHLQAFTPVVQEALAQAGIGVRAIDAVAVTTGPGLSGALQVGLAGAKSLAYAAGVPLYGVHHLAGHVAADTLEHGPLPDPSVVLIVSGGHTSLLLVRDLVRDPILHLGDTVDDAAGECFDKVARVFGLPYPGGPAIDRAARDGNPRAVAFPRPLLGSKDDPYAFSFSGLKTAAARWAEQHLLRGEDVPLADGAASLQEAVADVLTRKALAACRQYDVRTLVVVGGVAANSRVRALAEERCEAAGVELRVPPLTLCTDNGAMIAAVGDLLVRAGAGPAPLNVSVDPSAPLEYAALHPHAAPARAA is encoded by the coding sequence GTGGTGCTGGGCATCGAGTCGTCGTGTGACGAGACGGGGGTCGGGATCGTCTCCGGCGGCCGGCTGCTCGCGCACGTCGTGGCGTCGAGCATGGACGAGCACGCCCGTTACGGCGGGGTCGTGCCGGAGATCGCCGCCCGGGCCCACCTCCAGGCGTTCACCCCCGTGGTCCAGGAGGCCCTGGCGCAGGCGGGGATCGGGGTCCGGGCCATCGACGCGGTCGCGGTGACCACCGGGCCCGGCCTGTCCGGCGCCCTCCAGGTCGGCCTGGCCGGTGCGAAGTCCCTGGCCTATGCGGCGGGGGTGCCGCTGTACGGAGTGCACCACCTGGCCGGGCACGTGGCGGCCGACACCCTGGAGCACGGGCCGCTGCCCGACCCGAGCGTGGTCCTCATCGTCTCCGGCGGACACACCTCGCTGCTGCTGGTGCGCGACCTGGTCCGCGATCCGATCCTGCATCTGGGCGACACCGTGGACGACGCCGCGGGCGAGTGCTTCGACAAGGTCGCCCGCGTCTTCGGCCTCCCCTACCCGGGCGGGCCGGCCATCGACCGGGCCGCCCGCGACGGCAACCCCCGTGCTGTCGCCTTCCCCAGGCCGTTGCTGGGTTCGAAGGACGACCCGTACGCGTTCTCCTTCTCCGGGCTGAAGACGGCCGCCGCCCGCTGGGCCGAGCAGCACCTCCTGCGCGGCGAGGACGTCCCGCTGGCCGACGGGGCCGCGTCGCTCCAGGAGGCCGTCGCGGACGTCCTGACGCGCAAGGCGCTGGCCGCCTGCCGCCAGTACGACGTCCGCACCCTGGTCGTCGTCGGCGGGGTCGCGGCGAACTCCCGCGTCAGGGCCCTGGCCGAGGAGCGGTGCGAGGCCGCGGGAGTCGAGCTGCGGGTGCCGCCGCTGACCCTGTGCACCGACAACGGGGCGATGATTGCTGCCGTCGGCGACCTCCTGGTGCGGGCCGGCGCCGGCCCGGCGCCGCTGAATGTGTCCGTCGACCCGTCGGCGCCGCTGGAGTACGCCGCGCTGCACCCGCACGCCGCGCCGGCGAGAGCCGCGTGA
- a CDS encoding putative leader peptide, giving the protein MFRSALLTSRGHIDLLRVASAACCRGC; this is encoded by the coding sequence ATGTTCCGATCAGCTCTGCTCACTTCGCGCGGTCATATCGACCTGCTGCGAGTGGCTTCCGCCGCGTGTTGTCGCGGCTGCTGA